In one window of Leifsonia sp. NPDC080035 DNA:
- a CDS encoding CARDB domain-containing protein, which translates to MGTHGKTKARAGLLPRLRSRRLRLAASLGALALVVSTVSASALVLTAAPAQAAPGTPGTPQAPTVAFQEDFENGVGNAPVGLAAYTGATGQKYTADPAWLANCNGQIRNYNTPSTNLGNCQIENDSANLNQLAYALGVHGGSATPGANHAVTAYTENNPGVNATQFRTASNIPLASASGRFLTFSVDTAAVNCNASAPLYQFAFLNQAGTATNVGGQLNACSSGKTVNVPASGSVGAKTASVGTYTSNGSLLFNGSSLGIRMQNANGSGAGNDAAFDNIRILDVTPQLDKAFTPTAVQTGGTSTLTFTVTNTSELASKAGWGFTDTLPTGLTLANGTVGGTCTATTTAVAGATSIAVTNGTLAAGQASCTITVQVTSSKAGSFTNGPDNVTTVGLNEPGTSTVTFSDPSYTVSKTASSATAHPGQKVTYTVTVKNTGAWAYTAANPATFTDDLSKVLDDATYNGDATGGATVNGNTLSWSGPLAAGATQTITYSVTVDSPDSGDKTLTNAVVPGDNGGVCDPDASCTTTTEVQSFSVTKTADATDVIPGDTITYTITVKNTGIVDYTAANPATFSDDLSAVLDDATYNNDATGGATYTAPTLSWSGALAAGATATITYSVTVNDPVTGDSHLDNTVVTPPGGDCPADSGNPDCTVLIPSGSFTVAKTASTTEVTEGSTVTYTVTVKNTGARDYTATAPASFTDNLSKVLDDATITAGPDNGATVTGSTLTWSGPLAIGATATITYTVTVNSPDTGDKVLANTVRPTSPGGACDPAGECSTTTNVRSFTVSKTASPAGPVAQGDEVTYTVTVTNHGTADFTAADPASFTDDLSAVLDDATITSGPDNGATISAGTLSWSGALAAGKTVTITYTATVNTPDTGDHTLKNAVVPGDGGSCVTGECTTINPVRSYSVSKTSSAAGAVHPGDTVTYTVTVKNTGTADYTAATPATITDDLSKVLDDATYVAGSATAGATVSGNTLTWSGPLAVGATQTITYKVLVGPAGTGDGTLANSVTGGDCDPAGSCTTSNPVQALQVTKTADKTEVVPGETVTFRVTVKNTGVVDYTAAAPASFTDDLSAVLDDATYNNDATSGATYAEPTLSWSGALAAGDTATITYSVTVNDPDTGDKHLDNTVVTPPGGNCPPGSDDAACTVNIPSGSYTVSKSASKATVTPGGTITYTVTVTNTGTAAYTAAKPASFRDDLTNVLDDATYNGDASNGATVTGSTLNWSGALAVGQTVKITYSVTVNSPDTGNHHLVNAVVPNGPGGACDPAGDCLTDTPVASYTVTKTVSTTKTVKPGDAVSYRITVTNTGESAFTAAHPASFTDDMSDVLDDAAYNGDATHGATLKGETLTWSGPLGIGEVVQVTYSVTVKDAGSGNGRLINTVDPAVDGGSCDPSGSCDTSTPIDPPAPGTGLASTGSDLVAPGIIAALLIGAGAAFLAIRRRRAAE; encoded by the coding sequence GTGGGGACGCACGGAAAGACGAAGGCGAGAGCGGGCCTGCTGCCGCGGCTGCGATCGCGGCGGTTGCGGCTGGCGGCGTCGCTGGGGGCGCTGGCGCTGGTCGTATCGACGGTGAGCGCGAGCGCGCTCGTCCTGACGGCGGCACCGGCGCAGGCGGCGCCCGGAACACCGGGCACGCCGCAGGCGCCAACCGTCGCGTTCCAGGAGGACTTCGAGAACGGCGTGGGGAACGCCCCCGTCGGTCTCGCCGCGTATACCGGGGCGACCGGCCAGAAGTACACCGCGGACCCGGCGTGGCTGGCGAACTGCAACGGTCAGATCCGCAACTACAACACGCCGTCGACGAACCTCGGCAACTGCCAGATCGAGAACGACTCCGCCAACCTGAACCAGCTCGCGTACGCCCTGGGCGTGCACGGTGGCTCGGCCACGCCAGGGGCCAACCACGCCGTCACCGCGTACACCGAGAACAACCCGGGGGTGAACGCCACCCAGTTCCGGACGGCGAGCAACATCCCGCTGGCGTCCGCCTCCGGCCGGTTCCTCACCTTCAGCGTCGACACGGCCGCGGTGAACTGCAACGCGTCGGCACCGCTCTACCAGTTCGCCTTCCTGAACCAGGCGGGCACGGCCACTAACGTCGGCGGCCAGCTGAACGCGTGCTCGTCCGGCAAGACGGTGAACGTCCCCGCCAGCGGTTCGGTCGGCGCGAAGACGGCGAGCGTCGGGACCTACACCTCGAACGGCTCGCTGCTGTTCAACGGCTCGTCGCTCGGCATCCGCATGCAGAACGCGAACGGCTCCGGCGCCGGCAACGACGCCGCATTCGACAACATCCGCATCCTGGACGTCACCCCGCAGCTCGACAAGGCGTTCACGCCGACCGCGGTGCAGACGGGCGGCACCTCCACCCTGACCTTCACCGTCACCAACACGAGCGAGCTCGCGTCCAAGGCCGGCTGGGGCTTCACCGATACGCTGCCGACCGGGCTTACCCTGGCCAACGGCACCGTGGGCGGCACCTGCACCGCCACCACCACCGCCGTGGCGGGCGCCACCTCGATCGCGGTCACGAACGGCACGCTCGCGGCCGGGCAGGCCTCTTGCACCATCACGGTCCAGGTGACCTCGTCGAAGGCGGGCAGCTTCACCAACGGCCCCGACAACGTCACGACGGTCGGCCTGAACGAGCCGGGCACCAGCACGGTCACCTTCTCCGACCCGTCCTACACCGTCTCGAAGACCGCTTCCTCCGCCACCGCGCACCCGGGCCAGAAGGTCACCTACACCGTCACGGTGAAGAACACCGGAGCCTGGGCGTACACGGCGGCGAACCCGGCGACGTTCACGGACGACCTCTCGAAGGTCCTCGACGACGCGACCTACAACGGGGACGCCACCGGTGGCGCCACCGTCAACGGGAACACCCTCTCGTGGTCCGGCCCGCTCGCGGCCGGCGCGACGCAGACGATCACCTACTCGGTGACCGTCGACAGCCCCGACTCCGGGGACAAGACGCTCACCAACGCGGTCGTCCCCGGGGACAACGGCGGCGTCTGCGACCCGGACGCGTCCTGCACCACCACCACCGAGGTCCAGTCGTTCTCGGTGACGAAGACCGCGGACGCGACGGACGTGATCCCCGGTGACACGATCACCTACACGATCACCGTGAAGAACACCGGCATCGTCGACTACACCGCGGCGAACCCGGCCACGTTCAGCGACGACCTGTCCGCGGTGCTCGACGACGCGACCTACAACAACGACGCCACCGGCGGAGCCACCTACACGGCGCCGACCCTGTCGTGGTCCGGCGCCCTCGCCGCCGGCGCCACCGCGACCATCACCTACTCGGTGACGGTCAACGACCCCGTCACCGGCGACTCGCACTTGGACAACACCGTCGTGACGCCCCCGGGCGGCGACTGCCCGGCGGACTCCGGGAACCCGGACTGCACCGTCCTGATCCCGTCCGGTTCGTTCACGGTCGCGAAGACCGCGTCCACGACCGAGGTCACCGAGGGCAGCACCGTCACCTACACGGTCACCGTGAAGAACACCGGCGCACGCGACTACACCGCGACCGCACCGGCCAGCTTCACCGACAACCTCTCGAAGGTGCTCGACGACGCGACCATCACGGCCGGTCCGGACAACGGGGCGACGGTGACCGGGAGCACGCTCACCTGGTCCGGCCCGCTCGCGATCGGTGCGACGGCGACGATCACCTACACGGTGACCGTCAACAGCCCCGACACCGGTGACAAGGTGCTGGCGAACACGGTCCGCCCGACGTCGCCCGGCGGCGCCTGCGACCCGGCGGGGGAGTGTTCGACGACCACGAACGTCCGCTCGTTCACGGTGTCGAAGACGGCCAGTCCGGCCGGACCCGTCGCCCAGGGTGACGAGGTGACCTACACGGTGACCGTCACGAACCACGGCACCGCGGACTTCACGGCCGCCGACCCGGCCTCGTTCACCGACGATCTGTCAGCCGTCCTGGACGACGCGACCATCACCTCCGGCCCCGACAACGGCGCCACCATCTCGGCAGGCACGCTGTCGTGGTCGGGCGCGCTCGCCGCGGGCAAGACGGTGACGATCACCTACACCGCGACGGTGAACACCCCGGACACGGGCGACCACACGCTGAAGAACGCGGTCGTCCCCGGCGACGGCGGCTCGTGCGTGACCGGTGAGTGCACGACGATCAACCCGGTGCGCTCCTACAGCGTCTCGAAGACGTCGTCCGCAGCCGGCGCCGTGCACCCCGGCGACACCGTCACCTACACGGTCACGGTGAAGAACACCGGCACGGCCGACTACACCGCCGCCACCCCGGCGACCATCACCGACGACCTGTCGAAGGTTCTGGATGACGCGACCTACGTCGCCGGCTCGGCGACCGCGGGCGCCACGGTCAGCGGGAACACCCTGACCTGGTCGGGCCCGCTCGCCGTCGGCGCGACCCAGACCATCACCTACAAGGTGCTGGTCGGCCCGGCCGGAACCGGCGACGGGACGCTGGCCAACAGCGTGACCGGCGGGGACTGCGACCCGGCGGGCAGCTGCACCACCAGCAACCCGGTGCAGGCGCTCCAGGTGACCAAGACCGCGGACAAGACGGAGGTCGTCCCGGGCGAGACCGTCACCTTCAGGGTCACGGTGAAGAACACCGGTGTCGTGGACTACACGGCCGCCGCTCCGGCCTCCTTCACCGACGACCTGTCGGCGGTGCTGGATGACGCGACGTACAACAACGACGCGACCTCCGGTGCGACTTACGCGGAGCCGACGCTGTCCTGGTCGGGTGCGCTCGCCGCGGGCGACACGGCCACCATCACCTACTCGGTGACGGTGAACGACCCCGACACCGGTGACAAGCACCTGGACAACACCGTCGTCACGCCGCCCGGCGGCAACTGCCCGCCAGGCAGCGACGACGCGGCGTGCACGGTGAACATCCCGTCCGGCTCGTACACCGTGTCCAAGTCCGCTTCGAAGGCGACGGTCACCCCCGGCGGCACCATCACCTACACGGTGACGGTGACGAACACCGGAACGGCGGCCTACACCGCGGCCAAGCCGGCGTCCTTCCGCGACGACCTGACCAACGTGCTGGACGACGCGACGTACAACGGCGACGCGTCGAACGGCGCGACGGTCACCGGCAGCACGCTGAACTGGTCCGGTGCGCTCGCGGTCGGCCAGACCGTGAAGATCACGTACTCGGTCACCGTGAACAGCCCCGACACCGGCAACCACCACCTGGTCAACGCCGTCGTCCCGAACGGCCCCGGCGGAGCCTGCGACCCGGCCGGCGACTGCCTGACCGACACCCCGGTGGCGTCGTACACGGTGACGAAGACCGTCTCCACCACCAAGACGGTCAAGCCGGGCGACGCGGTCTCCTACCGGATCACCGTCACCAACACCGGCGAGTCGGCGTTCACCGCGGCGCACCCGGCGTCGTTCACCGACGACATGTCGGATGTGCTCGACGACGCCGCCTACAACGGCGACGCCACCCACGGCGCGACGCTGAAGGGTGAGACGCTCACGTGGTCCGGCCCGCTGGGCATCGGCGAGGTCGTCCAGGTGACCTACTCGGTGACGGTGAAGGACGCCGGGTCGGGCAACGGCCGCCTGATCAACACCGTCGACCCGGCGGTCGACGGCGGATCGTGCGACCCGAGCGGCAGCTGCGACACCAGCACGCCGATCGACCCGCCCGCCCCCGGCACCGGGCTGGCTTCCACCGGTAGCGACCTGGTCGCGCCCGGGATCATCGCCGCCCTGCTGATCGGCGCGGGAGCCGCCTTCCTCGCCATCCGCCGCCGCCGCGCGGCCGAGTAA
- a CDS encoding arylsulfatase has translation MSEEQQKPIVGSPLPPATTLPFPPPSSGSVARRTMQESTYSPKPPERHLPADAPNVLVILIDDAGPALPEPLGGAVRTPTLERIRNNGVGYNRFHTTAMCSPTRASLLTGRNHHRVGYGQIAELANDWDGYSGRIPKTSSTLAKVLGEYGYATAAWGKWHNTPAEETSAAGPFDHWPTGYGFDYFYGFLAGEASQYEPNLVRNTTIVRPPKTPEQGYHLSEDIAEDAIGWLRNHKALAPDQPFFLYWATGALHGPHHIMKEWADTYAGAFDDGWDAYRERAHAGAKAAGWIPEDAELTPRPDDLQAWDDVPEHQRPFQRRLMEVAAGFGEHADVQAGRVVDELDALGYADNTIVIYIWGDNGSSGEGQNGTISELLAQNMIPTTVDQHIAALEDLGGLDALGTPATDNQYHAAWAWAGSTPYQGMKLLASHLGGTRNPMFVQWPGRIQPDPVPRTQFHHVVDVAPTLYEIIGITPPDTVDGLPQDPIDGVSMAYSLDDPAAESTRRVQYFEIMGSRSVYADGWMASALGPRLPWVPGAPPGIRTWTPDDDRWELYDLESDWSQAHDLAAEHPDKLAELREVFAIEAARNDALPIGGGLWVPVMHPEDRFSPPYTRWEMTGDTVRVPEFCAPALGNRPNTVTIRLTAPERANGVLYKLGGAGGGLTCYLVDGVLTYEYNLFLVQRTIIAAPSALPAGDATIEIVTALQEPRPGSPLTVSLRVDGTEVASGTVPVSAPLLFSANDCLDIGRAYGGAVSRAYAEKMPFAFDGSIGAVTIEYAGG, from the coding sequence ATGAGCGAGGAGCAGCAGAAACCGATCGTCGGAAGCCCGCTGCCACCGGCGACGACCCTCCCCTTCCCGCCGCCGTCCTCCGGCAGCGTCGCCCGGCGGACCATGCAAGAGTCGACCTACAGCCCGAAGCCGCCGGAGCGGCACCTGCCCGCGGACGCGCCGAACGTGCTGGTCATCCTGATCGACGACGCCGGCCCCGCGCTGCCGGAGCCGCTGGGAGGCGCCGTGCGCACGCCGACCCTCGAGCGCATCCGGAACAACGGCGTCGGCTACAACCGGTTCCACACCACCGCGATGTGCTCCCCCACCCGCGCGTCCCTGCTGACCGGGCGCAACCACCACCGCGTCGGCTACGGCCAGATCGCCGAGCTCGCGAACGACTGGGACGGCTACTCCGGGCGCATCCCGAAGACCAGCTCGACGCTCGCCAAGGTTCTCGGCGAGTACGGCTACGCGACGGCCGCGTGGGGCAAGTGGCACAACACGCCAGCGGAGGAAACCAGCGCCGCAGGCCCCTTCGACCACTGGCCCACCGGCTACGGCTTCGATTACTTCTACGGGTTCCTCGCCGGGGAGGCGTCCCAGTACGAGCCGAACCTCGTGCGCAACACCACGATCGTCCGACCGCCGAAGACGCCGGAGCAGGGCTACCACCTGAGCGAGGACATCGCGGAGGACGCCATCGGCTGGCTGCGCAACCACAAGGCGCTCGCACCCGACCAGCCGTTCTTCCTGTACTGGGCGACCGGTGCCCTGCACGGACCGCATCACATCATGAAGGAGTGGGCCGACACGTACGCCGGCGCCTTCGACGACGGCTGGGACGCGTACCGCGAGCGCGCGCACGCGGGCGCGAAGGCGGCCGGTTGGATCCCCGAGGACGCGGAGCTGACCCCGCGGCCGGACGACCTGCAGGCCTGGGACGACGTGCCGGAGCACCAGCGCCCGTTCCAGCGCCGGCTGATGGAGGTCGCCGCCGGGTTCGGCGAGCACGCCGACGTGCAGGCGGGACGCGTCGTCGACGAGCTCGACGCCCTCGGCTACGCGGACAACACCATCGTCATCTACATCTGGGGCGACAACGGCTCCTCCGGCGAGGGCCAGAACGGCACGATCAGCGAGCTGCTCGCGCAGAACATGATCCCCACCACCGTCGACCAGCACATCGCGGCGCTGGAGGATCTCGGCGGCCTGGATGCGCTCGGCACGCCCGCCACCGACAACCAGTACCACGCCGCGTGGGCGTGGGCGGGCTCCACCCCGTACCAGGGCATGAAGCTGCTCGCCTCGCACCTGGGCGGCACCCGCAACCCGATGTTCGTCCAGTGGCCCGGCCGCATCCAGCCGGACCCGGTGCCGCGCACGCAGTTCCACCACGTCGTGGATGTGGCCCCGACGCTCTACGAGATCATCGGCATCACGCCGCCGGACACCGTCGACGGGCTGCCGCAGGACCCGATCGACGGCGTCAGCATGGCGTACTCGCTCGACGACCCGGCCGCGGAGAGCACCCGCCGCGTGCAGTACTTCGAGATCATGGGCAGCCGGTCGGTGTACGCGGACGGCTGGATGGCGTCGGCGCTCGGCCCGCGCCTGCCCTGGGTGCCCGGTGCGCCTCCCGGGATCCGCACGTGGACGCCCGACGACGACCGCTGGGAGCTCTACGACCTCGAATCGGACTGGAGCCAGGCGCACGACCTCGCCGCCGAACATCCGGACAAGCTCGCCGAGCTGCGCGAGGTGTTCGCGATCGAGGCGGCCAGGAACGACGCCCTGCCGATCGGTGGCGGCCTGTGGGTGCCGGTGATGCATCCCGAGGACCGGTTCAGCCCGCCGTACACGCGCTGGGAGATGACAGGGGACACCGTCCGCGTGCCCGAGTTCTGCGCACCCGCCCTGGGCAACCGCCCGAACACCGTGACGATCCGGCTGACCGCGCCCGAGCGCGCGAACGGTGTGCTCTACAAGCTCGGCGGCGCGGGCGGCGGACTCACCTGCTACCTCGTGGACGGCGTCCTCACCTACGAGTACAACCTGTTCCTGGTGCAGCGCACGATCATCGCGGCGCCGTCCGCCCTACCGGCCGGGGATGCGACGATCGAGATCGTGACCGCCCTGCAGGAGCCGCGCCCTGGCAGTCCCCTGACCGTCTCGCTCCGCGTCGACGGCACCGAGGTCGCGTCGGGCACGGTGCCCGTCAGCGCACCGCTGCTGTTCTCCGCGAACGACTGCCTCGACATCGGCCGAGCGTACGGCGGCGCCGTCTCGCGCGCCTACGCCGAGAAGATGCCGTTCGCCTTCGACGGGAGCATCGGGGCGGTGACGATCGAGTACGCCGGGGGCTGA
- a CDS encoding helix-turn-helix transcriptional regulator has translation MSSAERSDDADPTTVDPRRNPRALPPLVADVAARDGWRQAAAVIQRNWDAFASAAPQQLLEALKALPGEAFVETPGLLVAANYLQHITIDGDPRRFFHDGRLVAPPGEPRATDLNALILLTAEAAGARTAGQLQEAQRVAEQARDALLGLSAAERAPIAGSIPHLRFQWGRTLDAADAPGALAEYEEAYQVARLTAQPVIARRSAGHIAWFHAERGRLRLADLWLARAQAEPATNGRYDVVVFLTSALLKHDREDPDAPRDLARALGLRLGEHWAAALWMAAMMERTKPGASTVHSRLELELERHPEARDLRGANGRYIKAAHARLARLRPRLRAAAPLPDVPTALDHVLAATTAHLRGDHSEALMHSDEALAMSSVPRVEAPASLIAAASHLALGHSRTAADAFRIANRVIADERMLSAYWFVPAATVAALAELAEEPIHSATLAGGSAPARPRLTKREREILELLATGRSMARIATELYISPNTLKSTVRALYRKLGVSSRAAAADVARNALDGH, from the coding sequence ATGAGTTCTGCCGAGAGAAGCGACGACGCCGACCCCACGACCGTCGATCCACGCCGGAACCCTCGAGCCCTCCCCCCGCTCGTGGCCGACGTCGCGGCGCGGGACGGATGGCGTCAGGCGGCGGCGGTCATCCAGCGCAACTGGGACGCGTTCGCGAGCGCGGCCCCGCAGCAACTTCTCGAGGCGCTGAAGGCGCTGCCCGGTGAAGCGTTCGTCGAGACACCGGGACTCCTCGTCGCCGCGAACTATCTGCAGCACATCACGATCGACGGCGACCCTCGGCGCTTCTTCCACGACGGCCGGCTCGTGGCACCGCCGGGCGAGCCGCGCGCGACCGACCTGAACGCGCTCATCCTGCTCACCGCGGAGGCGGCCGGCGCCCGAACGGCCGGTCAGCTTCAGGAGGCGCAGCGGGTGGCAGAGCAGGCGCGCGACGCGCTGCTCGGGCTCTCGGCGGCGGAGCGCGCGCCGATCGCCGGGTCCATCCCGCACCTGCGATTCCAGTGGGGCCGGACGTTGGATGCCGCCGACGCGCCCGGGGCCCTGGCGGAGTACGAGGAGGCGTACCAGGTCGCCCGGCTGACGGCGCAGCCGGTGATCGCGCGACGCTCGGCCGGCCACATCGCGTGGTTCCACGCGGAGCGCGGCCGGCTGCGCCTCGCCGACCTCTGGCTCGCGCGTGCCCAGGCGGAGCCGGCGACGAACGGCAGGTACGACGTCGTCGTGTTCCTGACCTCCGCGCTTCTCAAGCACGACCGGGAGGATCCGGACGCGCCGCGCGACCTCGCCAGGGCGCTCGGCCTGCGGCTCGGGGAGCACTGGGCCGCGGCGCTCTGGATGGCCGCGATGATGGAGCGCACCAAGCCGGGGGCGTCCACGGTGCACTCCCGCCTGGAACTCGAGCTGGAACGACACCCCGAGGCACGTGACCTGCGGGGCGCGAACGGGAGGTACATCAAGGCCGCCCACGCCCGGCTCGCCCGGCTCCGCCCGCGGCTGCGGGCCGCCGCGCCCCTCCCCGACGTCCCGACGGCGCTCGACCACGTTCTGGCCGCGACCACCGCCCATCTGCGCGGGGACCACAGCGAAGCGCTGATGCACAGCGACGAGGCACTCGCGATGAGTTCTGTCCCGCGCGTGGAGGCGCCGGCGAGCCTGATCGCCGCGGCATCCCACCTCGCCCTCGGGCATTCGCGCACGGCCGCTGACGCGTTCCGGATCGCCAACCGGGTGATCGCGGATGAGCGCATGCTGTCCGCGTACTGGTTCGTGCCCGCCGCGACGGTCGCCGCGCTGGCCGAGCTGGCGGAGGAGCCGATCCACAGCGCCACGCTCGCCGGTGGCAGCGCTCCGGCCCGACCCCGGCTCACGAAGCGCGAGCGCGAGATCCTGGAGCTGCTGGCCACCGGCCGTTCGATGGCCAGGATCGCGACGGAGCTCTACATCAGCCCGAACACCCTGAAGTCCACCGTCCGTGCCCTCTACCGCAAGCTCGGCGTCAGCTCGCGCGCCGCCGCCGCCGACGTCGCCCGCAACGCCCTCGACGGCCACTGA
- a CDS encoding helix-turn-helix transcriptional regulator, translating into MPTSDGHEQLASLAAAVEGGDVAGTLAAVRAGWFELSTRHGEATRMLLERLPQSTIRAQPLLAMMLGIAYNVLGFHRVRALRYFALAVRAARAERSGMDPIDRALIRAAESAAYRLLGRPRMSIGPSRAAVAALDALPEEERASLDYLPRVYAQVGISLYYGGDVDAAMDTFAKGLAASPTTPPSPGFGNLAMLAGIHALRGDIPEALEHIEYARTGPWTDEQRRMYTGTFYRLAEAMVAVERLDGEVALAQLEAMEHDRRSIEHWIAIAQVEGLARLLAGDAGRALADLDAFAAMRGAEGRSASTRNALARVRALLQLALGSPDAASVILDRDLAGDPLGRIERARVDLALDRTGSALTGLRALAGEHLPARGAAEAAALEAAVLLRFSDSARTRGVVGQLGALLARTEQRLALALLPPRDLERVVSALRDAGFAEVVDDVPLRSLLPEIRQETLLTERELAVLAALMDTGSTAEIAAALVVSANTVKTQLRSVYRKLGVSNREDAIAVAIDRHLLVEHD; encoded by the coding sequence GTGCCGACGAGCGACGGCCACGAGCAGCTGGCGAGCCTGGCGGCGGCGGTCGAGGGCGGCGACGTGGCCGGGACCCTCGCGGCCGTCCGGGCGGGCTGGTTCGAGCTCTCCACCCGTCACGGCGAAGCGACCAGGATGCTGCTCGAGCGGCTCCCGCAGAGCACGATCAGGGCGCAGCCGCTGCTCGCCATGATGCTCGGCATCGCCTACAACGTCCTCGGCTTCCACCGGGTGCGCGCCCTCCGCTACTTCGCGCTCGCGGTCCGCGCCGCGCGCGCCGAGCGGAGCGGGATGGACCCCATCGACCGCGCGCTCATCCGCGCCGCCGAGAGCGCCGCGTACCGCCTGCTCGGCCGTCCCCGGATGAGTATCGGCCCGTCGCGCGCCGCGGTCGCCGCGCTCGACGCGCTTCCGGAGGAGGAGCGCGCCTCCCTCGACTACCTCCCGCGCGTCTACGCGCAGGTCGGCATCTCGCTCTACTACGGCGGTGACGTCGACGCGGCGATGGACACCTTCGCCAAGGGGCTCGCCGCCTCCCCGACGACTCCGCCGTCGCCGGGCTTCGGCAACCTCGCGATGCTCGCGGGCATCCACGCGTTGCGCGGCGACATCCCGGAGGCGCTGGAGCACATCGAGTACGCGCGCACCGGCCCGTGGACGGACGAGCAGCGCCGGATGTACACCGGCACCTTCTACCGGCTCGCAGAGGCGATGGTCGCGGTGGAGCGGCTGGACGGCGAGGTCGCGCTCGCGCAGCTGGAGGCGATGGAGCACGACCGCCGTTCCATCGAGCACTGGATCGCGATCGCGCAGGTCGAGGGACTCGCCCGCCTGCTGGCGGGCGATGCGGGCCGGGCGCTGGCAGACCTCGACGCGTTCGCCGCGATGCGCGGAGCCGAGGGCCGCTCGGCGAGCACGCGGAACGCCCTCGCGCGGGTCCGTGCGCTGCTGCAGCTCGCCCTGGGCAGCCCGGACGCGGCCTCGGTGATCCTCGATCGCGACCTCGCGGGCGACCCGCTCGGCCGCATCGAGCGCGCCCGCGTCGACCTCGCGCTCGACCGGACGGGGAGCGCCCTCACCGGGTTGCGGGCTCTGGCGGGCGAGCACCTGCCGGCGCGGGGTGCGGCGGAGGCGGCGGCGCTGGAGGCGGCCGTGCTGCTGCGCTTCTCCGACTCGGCGCGGACGCGCGGCGTCGTCGGTCAGCTCGGGGCGCTGCTGGCGCGGACGGAGCAGCGCCTCGCGCTCGCCCTGCTGCCGCCGCGCGACCTGGAGCGGGTCGTCTCGGCGCTCAGGGACGCCGGCTTCGCCGAGGTCGTCGACGATGTCCCGCTGCGCTCGCTGCTGCCGGAGATCCGGCAGGAGACGCTGCTGACCGAGCGCGAGCTCGCGGTGCTCGCGGCGCTGATGGACACCGGCTCGACCGCCGAGATCGCTGCCGCGCTCGTCGTATCGGCGAACACGGTGAAGACCCAGCTGCGCAGCGTCTACCGCAAGCTCGGGGTGTCCAACCGGGAGGACGCGATCGCCGTGGCCATCGACCGTCACCTGCTGGTGGAGCACGACTGA
- a CDS encoding class I SAM-dependent methyltransferase, translating to MRSAERAGDAVRSAYSDRSAEYIDLFGSIDAADPVDRERVSRWADGLTGPVLDAGCGPGHWTRHLAGRGLAAHGVDQVPEFVQRARREYPGLPFRLGSIDALDEGDASFGGVLAWYSLIHHEPSAVGTPLREFARVLAPGGGLLVGFFTGERVERFDHAVIAAYRWPVDALGGELDAAGFDVLEAHERIEAGQRPQGTLIARRRG from the coding sequence GTGCGTAGCGCGGAGCGAGCGGGAGACGCGGTGCGGAGCGCGTACTCGGACCGCTCGGCGGAGTACATCGACCTGTTCGGCTCGATCGACGCCGCCGATCCCGTCGACCGCGAGCGCGTGTCGCGGTGGGCGGACGGGCTCACCGGGCCCGTCCTCGACGCGGGCTGCGGACCGGGGCACTGGACGCGGCACCTCGCCGGGCGCGGCCTCGCCGCCCATGGCGTGGATCAGGTCCCCGAGTTCGTTCAGCGCGCCCGCCGGGAGTACCCGGGGCTTCCGTTCCGGCTCGGCAGCATCGACGCCCTGGACGAGGGCGACGCGAGCTTCGGCGGCGTGCTCGCCTGGTACTCGCTCATCCACCACGAGCCGTCGGCGGTCGGGACGCCGCTGCGGGAGTTCGCCCGGGTCCTCGCTCCGGGCGGCGGCCTCCTGGTCGGCTTCTTCACCGGCGAGCGGGTCGAGCGGTTCGACCACGCGGTGATCGCCGCCTACCGCTGGCCGGTGGATGCGCTCGGCGGCGAACTGGACGCGGCCGGATTCGACGTGCTCGAAGCGCACGAGCGCATCGAGGCCGGCCAGCGTCCGCAGGGAACGCTCATCGCGCGCCGGCGCGGGTAG